The genomic window GCTATATCAGCAGGTGCGGACATCAATAATTCCTCATCTTCGTACCGACCTTCCTGATGAAGCTCTCAACCTGGTCTCGCGACAGTCGGTCGATATTGTAGAGCGCGTGATAGTCGACACGCACGCCCGGTTTGCAAATCGCGCGTAGAAAACGGGTCGCGTTCTTGCGCGGTGGATCGCCCAGAACGGCGGCGCGCCAGCGTTTCGAACCATAGGTCGTCACCGTCGTCAGCTTCTTGATGTTTGTCAGCCCCGGCCCAAGGCGTTCCTTCTTGAACACGAAGGAGACGTCCGGCAGGAAGACGCGGTCGAAATAACCTTTCAGCATGGCGGGCCAGCCGAAGTTCCAGACCGGATGGCACAGCACCAGCGCATCGGCGGCCTTGAGGCGCTGAACATAGCTTTCGACGGGCACGCGATTGTCCGGCACATCGTGGTAGCTTGATCGTCCCTCAGCCGACAAGACCGGGTCGAACCCTTCGGCGTAAAGGTCGAGATCATCAACCTCATGACCCGCGTGCGTCAGGTTCTCGACAACCGTTCGGTGCAGGGTTCCCGCAAGGCTATCTGCCAGGGGATGCGCGTATATGACGTGAACGCGCATGATCAGGTCCGTCCCCCGCCGACAGTGCCGAACAGGTAGCTGCGCCCGTCCTGCGGCACCCAATCCGGGTCTTCCCAGGCAATCATCTTGCCGGGGTTCAGCAACCCTTTGGGATCCGCCCGGCGTTTGAACTCCAACTGATCAAGATCCGGCGCCTTCATGCCACCCTCCTCCAATGTCACGCGATGCGGGTTGAATACCGTCAGCCCCAATTCGCCCTCAAGAATGGTCACGACCTCCTCCAGCCGGGCCTCATCCGTGAAGCGCACAAGGGGCATCGCGACGGCGCGCACCTCGCCCTGGATGCGGGTGAATTCCATGTGGATCTGCAGCTCATCCCCGAACCGGGCCTTGATGGCGGCGGCGTCAGAATGGACATCATCGCTGAACATCATTTGCAGGTAGGTCATCGCCGGATCGACCTTGATCGCCCTGAGCGTGGTGTGATTCCACCCAAGCTCATAAAGGTCGGGAAACCGCCCCTCATGCTCCCCATCGCGGAACCGGATTTGTCCGCCCAGGCGCGCGATCAACGCCTCCAATGCCGCAAGATCCCCGCTGGCCACATAGACCGCCACAAGCGCTTCCCCCTCAGGCACCAGCTTGCGATGGCGGAGGAAATACCTGTCCGCAATCCCCGGCTCGAACAGTGAAATCATGCGGGACAGGATTGCATCGTCGCGACCAATGGCGAAGGCGCAGGCAATCGCGGCGGCCATATCCGGCAGGCCGATCAGAACCTCGCGCCAGTCTGTTGCCGGATCAATCGGCAGTTCCAGCTCGGTGATGATCCCGTTGACGCCATAGGCATGGGCGGCCTTGTGAACATCGTGGCCCGTCAATTCGATCACCTGCGGCTCGGCCTCCATGGTCAGAAGCCGGATGCGGCGGATATTGGCCGGGTTACGCAAACCGCCCCAACGGATTGCGCCGACGCCGCTTGATCCACCCGCGATGAAACCGCCGATCGTCGCGGTCGCCATGGTGGACGGGAACAGCCGGATCTCCTGATCCGTCTCGCGGGCCCGGTCTTCGATCCGGCGCATGATCGCCCCCGGCCCGGCCACCACATGCCCCGTATGGATGCCGATCTGGTCGAGGCGTTCGGTCAGCAGCACACAACCGCCCCGAAGCGGCATTGCCTGCCCGTAATTGCCGGTTCCGGCACCGCGAACGGTAACCGGTACGTCATGTTCGAAACATGTGGCAAGGATTTTGCGAACCTCATCCTCGGTCTCCGGGATCGCCAGAAAATCGCCCCTGATGTCAGCCAATTGCCGTTTCAGGATCGGCGAATACCAGAAGAAATCGCGACTTTTGCGCTCAACCGGACCCGGCGCATCGTCCACGGTGATGCCACTGGTCTGTAGGATCCCGAAACACTCTGTCATCCGCGCGTTCATAGGGCGATCTCTTTTGGCGTGATGGTGTTCATGCCGCCCACCGCCCTGTCGCGGCCGGCGATCAGGACGGTGCGCTCCTGTGGGGGGGCGGTCAAAAGCGCGCTCCAGTTGCGAGCCGGAACAAGAAGCAGGTCGGCGGGGGCACCGCTGGCAAGCAGGCCGCCATCGGTGTCCCCAAGGACGCGGGCGGGAATGTCGGTAATGGATCTGATCCAATGGCCAAGCTCATGATCAAGATGCAGGGCATAGGCCGCATCCGCGAACACGGACAGCAAATCGTAGTTTCCAAAGGGAAAGAACGCATCGCGCACGTTGTCGGTGGCGATCACGATCGGCACGCCACGGGCGGACATCTCCCGAACCGGGGCCATCCCCCGTTGCTTTGGGGTCCGTGCCTGTTGCCGATCCTGAAGGTAGAGATTTGTTCGGGGCAGCGTTGCGATGGCGATGCCGGATTGGGCGATCAGATCCAAGGCCCGGTCCAGATCATCTGCCGGCAACAGCCCCAAACGACAGGCATGACCGGCCAGAACCCGGCCCTCATACCCGGTCCGCACCACCGCCTCGGCCAGTGCGAGTGTTGCCGGGGGCGTATCACACAGATGCTCATCCACATGGAAATCGACGTCGAGCGCGTAGCGTGCCGCCCCTTGCAGGAACCGATCAAGAACCTCGGGTGCCGCGCCATCGGGCGGGATGAAGGCGCCAAGCACACCGCCCGCCCTTGCCACCTGCTTGCACCGCGTATCGAAGCCATCAATCATCGCGCGATCGAGGGCGGCAAGCGCCACCGGCGTGATCCGCATCCGGCCTTCATACTCTGACATCACGTCTTTGATCGCGTGCCATCCCGGTTTGTCCTCGGGCAGCAGCATGCAGTCGATATGGCTTCGCATCGTGCCGACACCCGCCGTCAGCGCCTGATCGACAGCCCGGGTCATCCGCGTTCTGAAATGATCCACGTCCCAGGTGTGCATGGCAGGCCCCAGGGTTCCGATAGCCCCCATCAGGGTGCCGTCGCCCGCGCCCGTTTCATGAATCGTCTCGGATTTGTCGAGATGAACATGCGCCTCTGCGAGGCGGGGCAGCGCAACATTGCCGCGTGCCGGAACATGTATCGCATCGGGCAGTTCAGAGGCATGGCACAGCCGCCCCGCAGCAACCCCCAAATCCGCCATAACAAGCCCGTCCGTCATCCCCCCGCCTTCTACCGGCCGAGAGGCGAAATCGCGCAACAGGGAGATCGGGACCATCACGTCCTGCAAGACGTAGGGTTGAGGCGGCGCGGGCAACGGGCGCATCATGACGCGTCCCAATCCGGCTCATATCCCGCCATTTCGTCGATCAGCGCACCAATGTGCCTTGCTGCCGTTTCGACAATCACCCGCCCGGCCTCAGGTGTTGCGGCGGCGGCATTCCCAGCTACTCCCTCAGGGTGCAAATCACGCGCGGTCCATCCGGTGGACGGGGTGCCAAGGAACCTGAGATAGCTGTAATCCTGCGCCATCTGCCGGTTGGTCGAGGCAAAATCTTCCGCTTGGGTCATATCCACAAGGTCGGCAAACAGATGCAGCATTGCCGCCGTCTCCATGAACCCACCATGAAGGTCGTCAACCCTTGCCTCCTGCGGATGATCCCCGATCCCCAACGCCATCCAGCCAAGTGTCGAGGCGAATAGCCCGTGCTGGATGCGGGCACGCCGGATAACGGTTTGGAGGGCGGGCATGTTCCCGCCATGGCCGTTGATGATCAGCAGTTTTCGGAAGCCCGCATGCGCCACACCGCGCGCGACCGCCATCAGCGTGGCAATCATGTCTTCCGTTCCAAGCCACACCGTACCCGGCCAATCGTGATGCTCTTCCGAGACACCGATGGGCAAAACGGGAAGAAGGCAGCATTCCGCTATTTGCGCCTGTGCCGCCCCCAGGCCCGCCATCGCCTCGGCCAGCAGATGATCAGTCCCCAGGGGCAGATGCGGCCCGTGCTGCTCCAACGCGCCGACCGGAAGGATCGCCACCGCGCCGGGGGGCGGCGGGAAGTCAGAGCTGCGAAGGGTGTGCCAAAGGCGTGTCATGGATTTCCGCAATATTCGTTTATCGAAACTTTATTCGATATACCGTACGATAGAATCCGGACAGTGCAACCCACTACCGGCTATGTTGGCCTCGAATGACTTGCGAATGCCTATTAAACCAGCGATGGAGTCCGAGAAATGGATGATGTTGTGATGAATACAGTCCCCAAGCCCGAGAAAAGCAGTGCCATCGAGTCTGAAATCTCGCTCACGTTTCGCAAGGGCCTTCAGGTCATGGAGGCGTTCGACGGAACGTCGCGCCTGATGAGTCTGTCGGAAATCGCGCGCAAGACGGGGCTGAACGCTGCGGTCACGCGGCGGCTGGTGCGCACCCTTTTGCAGGCGGGCATCCTTGTGGAAAAGGGCCAGCGCTTTGAGATGACGGTGGGTGTGATGCGATTGGCGCGCGGGTTTCTGGACGGGCACCGAATCGCGCAGGTGATCCAGCCCATCTTGCGCAAATCCGCCGAAAAGATTGGTGAGAACCTGTCTTTCGCGCTGCATGACCAGGCGGATGCCACCTATGTCGCCCACGCCTATCTGCCGGGGCAATTCACACTCAACATGATCTCGGTCGGAACCCATGTCCCGCTTCACCGCACGGCGTCGGGTCATGCGATCCTTGCCCATCTGGACCGGGGCGATTGGCCCGCTGAATGTGATCCTGATACGCTGGGGCCGTCGGTCGACAGCACCCGAAAGCGCGGCTTCTCGTTTGTCGAGGCCGGGCTTATCTCTGGCGTGAGTTCGGTCGCGGTGCCGGTGTTCTCACCAGCACGGCAGATCGAAGGCGCAATCTCGATGCTTTTCCCGACCGGCCGGTACACCGCCGATGAGATGCCCCGAAGCGTTTTGGACGAGATGCAGCAATGTGCCGTCG from Rhodophyticola sp. CCM32 includes these protein-coding regions:
- a CDS encoding creatininase family protein, whose product is MTRLWHTLRSSDFPPPPGAVAILPVGALEQHGPHLPLGTDHLLAEAMAGLGAAQAQIAECCLLPVLPIGVSEEHHDWPGTVWLGTEDMIATLMAVARGVAHAGFRKLLIINGHGGNMPALQTVIRRARIQHGLFASTLGWMALGIGDHPQEARVDDLHGGFMETAAMLHLFADLVDMTQAEDFASTNRQMAQDYSYLRFLGTPSTGWTARDLHPEGVAGNAAAATPEAGRVIVETAARHIGALIDEMAGYEPDWDAS
- a CDS encoding NAD(P)H-dependent oxidoreductase encodes the protein MRVHVIYAHPLADSLAGTLHRTVVENLTHAGHEVDDLDLYAEGFDPVLSAEGRSSYHDVPDNRVPVESYVQRLKAADALVLCHPVWNFGWPAMLKGYFDRVFLPDVSFVFKKERLGPGLTNIKKLTTVTTYGSKRWRAAVLGDPPRKNATRFLRAICKPGVRVDYHALYNIDRLSRDQVESFIRKVGTKMRNY
- a CDS encoding IclR family transcriptional regulator, whose amino-acid sequence is MDDVVMNTVPKPEKSSAIESEISLTFRKGLQVMEAFDGTSRLMSLSEIARKTGLNAAVTRRLVRTLLQAGILVEKGQRFEMTVGVMRLARGFLDGHRIAQVIQPILRKSAEKIGENLSFALHDQADATYVAHAYLPGQFTLNMISVGTHVPLHRTASGHAILAHLDRGDWPAECDPDTLGPSVDSTRKRGFSFVEAGLISGVSSVAVPVFSPARQIEGAISMLFPTGRYTADEMPRSVLDEMQQCAVDIGAAG
- a CDS encoding FAD-binding oxidoreductase; the protein is MTECFGILQTSGITVDDAPGPVERKSRDFFWYSPILKRQLADIRGDFLAIPETEDEVRKILATCFEHDVPVTVRGAGTGNYGQAMPLRGGCVLLTERLDQIGIHTGHVVAGPGAIMRRIEDRARETDQEIRLFPSTMATATIGGFIAGGSSGVGAIRWGGLRNPANIRRIRLLTMEAEPQVIELTGHDVHKAAHAYGVNGIITELELPIDPATDWREVLIGLPDMAAAIACAFAIGRDDAILSRMISLFEPGIADRYFLRHRKLVPEGEALVAVYVASGDLAALEALIARLGGQIRFRDGEHEGRFPDLYELGWNHTTLRAIKVDPAMTYLQMMFSDDVHSDAAAIKARFGDELQIHMEFTRIQGEVRAVAMPLVRFTDEARLEEVVTILEGELGLTVFNPHRVTLEEGGMKAPDLDQLEFKRRADPKGLLNPGKMIAWEDPDWVPQDGRSYLFGTVGGGRT
- a CDS encoding amidohydrolase family protein; translated protein: MVPISLLRDFASRPVEGGGMTDGLVMADLGVAAGRLCHASELPDAIHVPARGNVALPRLAEAHVHLDKSETIHETGAGDGTLMGAIGTLGPAMHTWDVDHFRTRMTRAVDQALTAGVGTMRSHIDCMLLPEDKPGWHAIKDVMSEYEGRMRITPVALAALDRAMIDGFDTRCKQVARAGGVLGAFIPPDGAAPEVLDRFLQGAARYALDVDFHVDEHLCDTPPATLALAEAVVRTGYEGRVLAGHACRLGLLPADDLDRALDLIAQSGIAIATLPRTNLYLQDRQQARTPKQRGMAPVREMSARGVPIVIATDNVRDAFFPFGNYDLLSVFADAAYALHLDHELGHWIRSITDIPARVLGDTDGGLLASGAPADLLLVPARNWSALLTAPPQERTVLIAGRDRAVGGMNTITPKEIAL